A genomic window from Vitis riparia cultivar Riparia Gloire de Montpellier isolate 1030 chromosome 18, EGFV_Vit.rip_1.0, whole genome shotgun sequence includes:
- the LOC117905486 gene encoding uncharacterized protein DDB_G0290685-like: MVMVMVTITVTVMVIVVVTVMVTIAVIVTITVTVTVTITVTVTVMVIIMVIATMTIMVTVTKTVMFDDDDTKDNVNGDSDDGGNGQSHDDGNGHDLVHGNNDCNCDSGYNGHSHDDGNGDDNGDNDDNGHSHSYGDGNNDCNGDNGGNGHNHSDGNGHGDDHGNGQGNGYDGDDTKDNGNDGGNDHSHGDGNGHSPSDGNGDGGDNGHSHDGGNDHSHDDDNGHGHGDSNGERNSDGNGDGKSNSKNNGNDYGYGYGDCNNDSNGEGGRYDNCYGDGNSNSNNNEDGDRNGKGKDDVDSDYNSNGNSDGNDNGVGNNHDHGNSDHNDGCDDNRNDSDNGNGNENGNSNNNGNVKGNDNSDGNGNGNSNDDCNDDDRGDGNGYDEGNGDGNGDSNGYDDGKSNDYSYGDGYDDSNNYGNGNYDNNGNGNGDGNGSSDDNVTVTLTVIGMVTVTVMVMIMVMIMVTVTVTVMIMVAVTVTVTVTATVTVTTDGHDNDNDNNIGYGDGDSDDDCNDNSDCDSNDDSHGNGDGHCIGNSHSNHESNDNGDDDSNSYDNNYDNDDSNDYGNNYGDDDCNGDDNNIKDGNSNDNGNDNNNGVGNNNSNGNGDCNSNGDVDCNSESNSNDDGNGNGDCDGDGNGNSDSNSDDNSNGNDNDDSNGNNNGDGDDNV; encoded by the exons ATGGTGATGGTTATGGTAACAATTACGGTAACGGTTATGGTAATAGTTGTGGTGACGGTAATGGTAACAATAGCGGTAATAGTAACGATAACGGTAACAGTCACGGTAACTATAACTGTAACAGTAACggtaatggtaataataatggtaatagcAACGATGACGATAATGGTGACGGTGACGAAAACGGTGATG TTCGATGACGATGACACTAAAGATAACGTTAATGGTGACAGTGACGATGGCGGTAACGGTCAGAGTCACGATGACGGTAATGGTCACGATCTCGTTCACGGTAACAATGATTGTAACTGCGATAGTGGCTATAACGGTCACAGTCATGATGATGGTAACGGTGACGATAACGGTGACAATGACGATAACGGTCACAGTCACAGTTATGGTGATGGTAACAATGACTGTAACGGTGACAATGGCGGTAACGGTCACAATCACAGTGATGGTAACGGTCACGGTGACGATCACGGTAATGGTCAAGGTAACGGTTACGATGGTGATGACACTAAAGATAACGGTAACGATGGTGGTAACGATCACAGTCACGGTGACGGTAACGGTCATAGTCCCAGTGACGGTAACGGTGACGGTGGCGATAACGGTCACAGTCATGATGGCGGTAACGATCACAGTCACGATGACGATAACGGTCATGGTCACGGTGACAGTAATGGTGAGAGGAACAGTGACGGTAATGGTGACGGGAAAAGTAATAGTAAAAATAATGGTAATGATTATGGTTACGGTTATGGTGACTGTAACAATGACAGTAATGGTGAAGGTGGCAGGTACGATAATTGTTACGGTGATGGTAACAGTAACAGTAACAATAACGAGGACGGTGATCGTAACGGTAAAGGTAAGGATGATGTTGACAGTGACTATAATAGTAACGGTAATAGTGACGGTAATGATAATGGTGTTGGTAACAACCACGATCATGGCAACAGTGACCATAATGATGGCTGTGATGATAATCGTAACGATAGCGACAACGGTAATGGTAACGAAAACGGTAACAGTAATAATAACGGTAACGTTAAAGGTAATGATAACAGTGAtggtaatggtaatggtaatAGTAATGATGACTGCAACGATGATGATAGAGGTGATGGAAACGGCTACGATGAGggtaacggtgatggtaatggtgacAGTAATGGTTACGATGATGGTAAGAGTAACGATTACAGTTACGGTGACGGTTATGATGACAGTAACAATTATGGTAACGGTAACTATGACAATAATGGTAATGGTAATGGTGACGGTAATGGTAGCAGTGATGATAATGTAACCGTAACATTGACGGTTATTGGGATGGTAACGGTGACAGTAATGGTAATGATAATGGTGATGATaatggtaacggtaacggtgacaGTGATGATAATGGTGGCGGTGACGGTGACAGTGACAGTAACGGCGACAGTGACAGTAACGAC TGATGGTCACGATAACGATAACGATAACAATATCGGTTATGGTGATGGTGACAGTGATGATGACTGTAATGATAACAGTGACTGTGACAGTAACGATGACAGTCACGGTAATGGTGATGGTCACTGTATTGGTAATAGTCATAGTAATCATGAGAGTAATGATAACGGTGATGATGACAGTAACAGTTATGATAATAATTACGATAACGATGACAGTAATGACTATGGTAATAATTACGGTGACGATGACTGTAACGGTGACGATAACAATATCAAAGACGGTAACAGTAATGATAATGGTAACGATAACAACAACGGTGTGGGTAATAATAACAGTAACGGTAATGGTGATTGTAATAGTAATGGTGACGTTGACTGTAATAGTGAAAGTAACAGTAACGATGACGGTAACGGTAATGGTGACTGTGATGGTGATGGTAACGGTAATAGTGACAGTAACAGTGACGATAACAGTAACGGTAACGATAACGATGACAGTAATGGTAACAATAACGGTGATGGTGATGATAACGTGTGA